One Algibacter sp. L3A6 genomic region harbors:
- a CDS encoding DUF3575 domain-containing protein: MNYKACVFVVVLVFGFFKMNAQNDVEIASDSKGTYLKGNAVTLLAAMPHIGLETGLSKKWTFQIDAIASFWNSVDGAPLQFLIVTPEFRYYFKERFKGFYVGGHIAGTTFKLSKFFRGNTGYEQGFGYTAGATIGIQKRLSDRFNIDIFLGGGTHQAFYKGYNKASGDRVDGAVRYNKSGEWLPYRGGVMLAYKLN, translated from the coding sequence ATGAATTATAAAGCCTGTGTTTTTGTTGTTGTTTTAGTCTTTGGTTTCTTTAAAATGAATGCTCAAAATGATGTTGAAATAGCGTCTGATTCTAAAGGCACTTATTTAAAAGGAAATGCGGTAACACTTTTGGCGGCTATGCCACATATTGGCCTTGAAACGGGCTTGAGTAAAAAGTGGACCTTTCAAATAGATGCAATTGCTTCTTTTTGGAATTCTGTAGATGGTGCGCCGTTGCAGTTTTTGATTGTGACTCCAGAATTTCGTTATTACTTTAAGGAACGCTTTAAAGGTTTTTATGTGGGTGGGCATATTGCTGGTACAACCTTTAAATTATCGAAGTTTTTTAGAGGAAACACTGGTTACGAACAAGGTTTTGGATATACCGCAGGAGCAACCATAGGGATACAGAAACGCTTAAGTGATCGGTTTAATATTGATATTTTTCTTGGTGGTGGTACGCATCAGGCTTTTTATAAAGGATACAATAAAGCTTCTGGTGATCGTGTAGATGGTGCAGTGCGCTATAATAAGAGTGGAGAATGGTTGCCGTATAGAGGTGGTGTGATGCTTGCTTATAAATTGAACTAA
- a CDS encoding UDP-glucose 6-dehydrogenase: protein MLATLENTSATILKPKKITSICCIGAGYVGGPTMAVMAQKNPDIKVTVVDLNQQRIADWNDSDLSKLPIFEPGLDQVVAEARGRNLFFSTNVDDAIREADMIFISVNTPTKTYGSGKGMAADLKYIELCARQIAQIATTDKIVVEKSTLPVKTAQAIKSILDHTGNGVKFQILSNPEFLAEGTAMTDLASPDRVLIGGDQTPEGLQAIQSLVDVYATWVPKAQILTTNIWSSELSKLVANAFLAQRVSSINAISELCEATEANVEEVARAIGMDSRIGPKFLKASVGFGGSCFQKDILNLVYISKSLGLNEVADYWEQVIIMNNHQRDRFANNIVSTLYNTVSGKKIAFLGWAFKKDTNDTRESAAIYVADKLIDEQAQISVYDPKVTAVQMQADLNYLNTRSEAENENFVKTETDAYKALEGAHAIAVLTEWDEFKTYNWQRIYDSMSKPAFVFDGRNVLDKTGLEAIGFRVQSIGK from the coding sequence ATGCTCGCGACACTAGAAAACACATCTGCCACTATTTTAAAACCTAAAAAAATCACATCAATTTGTTGTATTGGTGCAGGTTATGTAGGCGGACCAACGATGGCCGTAATGGCTCAAAAAAACCCAGACATTAAAGTAACCGTAGTCGATTTAAACCAACAACGTATTGCCGATTGGAACGATAGTGATTTATCTAAATTACCCATTTTTGAACCCGGTTTAGATCAAGTGGTTGCAGAAGCTAGAGGACGCAACTTGTTTTTCTCTACCAATGTTGATGATGCTATTCGCGAAGCGGACATGATTTTTATTTCGGTAAACACACCAACCAAAACCTATGGTTCTGGAAAAGGTATGGCAGCCGATTTAAAATATATTGAATTGTGTGCCAGACAAATTGCACAAATTGCAACTACCGATAAAATTGTAGTCGAAAAATCGACTTTACCCGTAAAAACAGCACAGGCCATAAAATCTATTTTAGACCATACGGGCAACGGTGTTAAATTTCAAATATTATCAAATCCTGAGTTTTTAGCCGAAGGAACCGCCATGACGGATTTAGCATCTCCTGATCGTGTGTTAATAGGTGGCGATCAAACCCCAGAGGGTTTACAAGCCATTCAATCTTTGGTTGATGTCTATGCCACTTGGGTACCAAAAGCACAAATTTTAACCACTAACATCTGGTCATCAGAGCTTTCTAAATTAGTAGCCAACGCCTTTTTAGCACAACGTGTATCGTCTATTAACGCCATTTCCGAGCTTTGCGAAGCTACAGAAGCTAATGTGGAAGAAGTGGCTAGAGCTATTGGTATGGACTCGCGTATTGGTCCTAAATTCTTAAAAGCCTCTGTGGGCTTTGGAGGCTCTTGTTTCCAAAAAGATATTTTAAACCTCGTATATATTTCTAAATCTTTAGGCTTAAATGAAGTGGCCGATTACTGGGAGCAGGTTATTATCATGAATAACCACCAACGCGATCGTTTTGCAAACAATATTGTATCTACACTTTACAATACGGTTTCTGGTAAAAAAATAGCGTTTTTAGGTTGGGCCTTTAAAAAAGACACCAACGATACCCGCGAATCTGCTGCCATTTACGTCGCCGATAAATTGATTGACGAGCAAGCGCAAATTAGCGTTTACGATCCTAAAGTAACCGCCGTACAAATGCAAGCCGATTTAAATTATTTAAATACCAGATCGGAAGCTGAAAACGAAAACTTCGTAAAAACAGAAACCGATGCATACAAAGCTTTAGAAGGTGCTCACGCTATTGCTGTGCTTACAGAATGGGATGAGTTTAAAACTTACAACTGGCAACGTATTTACGACAGCATGAGTAAGCCTGCTTTTGTTTTTGATGGTCGAAATGTTTTGGATAAAACGGGTTTAGAAGCTATTGGGTTTAGAGTACAATCAATAGGTAAATAG
- a CDS encoding UpxY family transcription antiterminator, whose translation MIWNVIYVKPRTEKKVEAALLKMGIKAYCPVVTEIHQWSDRKKKVEVPLLKSYVFVQLNDNERDLVFQVANVVRYLFWLGKPAIVRDNEITIMQNWLVAQNTTFTVESIQPGDRIAIKTGPFKGEKGLVKEISKNRIQLLLLDLEMKITLNRE comes from the coding sequence ATGATCTGGAATGTTATCTATGTAAAGCCAAGAACCGAGAAAAAAGTGGAAGCCGCATTGTTAAAAATGGGGATTAAAGCTTACTGTCCTGTAGTTACAGAAATCCACCAATGGTCCGATAGAAAAAAAAAGGTAGAAGTGCCTTTACTTAAATCCTACGTTTTTGTTCAATTAAACGATAACGAGCGCGATTTAGTTTTTCAAGTGGCCAATGTGGTACGTTACCTCTTCTGGTTGGGTAAACCGGCTATTGTAAGAGATAACGAAATAACAATAATGCAGAACTGGCTAGTTGCTCAAAACACGACGTTTACCGTAGAGAGCATCCAACCCGGAGACCGCATTGCAATAAAAACCGGACCTTTTAAAGGAGAGAAAGGTCTTGTTAAAGAAATAAGCAAAAATAGAATCCAATTATTACTTTTGGATTTAGAAATGAAAATTACTTTAAACAGGGAATAA
- the pepE gene encoding dipeptidase PepE → MQQITIASTSTLHGSGYLEYLLDYLSVFFKNADTILFIPYARPGGISHDAYTETVQKAFAKIDKSITGIHKHSNPVEAVAQAEAIFVGGGNTFVLTNQLYKNNLIDAIQQVVKTGTPYLGTSAGSNICGLTIKNTNDMPIVYPPSFNALALVPFNINPHYLDPLPDSKHMGETRETRIKEFHNFNTNPVVGLREGSWLAVSGKSIKLNGELPARIFEYNKAPYEVAPDTQLNHLK, encoded by the coding sequence ATGCAACAAATTACCATTGCCAGCACCTCTACCCTACACGGTTCGGGATATTTAGAATACCTACTCGATTACCTCAGCGTATTTTTTAAAAATGCCGATACCATTCTATTTATACCCTACGCTAGGCCAGGTGGCATAAGTCATGATGCTTATACAGAAACCGTACAAAAAGCATTCGCTAAAATCGATAAAAGCATTACCGGAATCCATAAACACAGTAATCCTGTTGAAGCCGTAGCACAAGCAGAAGCCATTTTTGTAGGTGGCGGCAACACCTTTGTACTTACTAACCAATTGTACAAAAACAACCTCATCGATGCTATACAACAAGTCGTTAAAACCGGAACGCCATATTTAGGCACCAGTGCAGGTAGTAACATTTGCGGACTCACCATAAAAAACACCAACGATATGCCCATAGTATATCCCCCAAGTTTCAATGCATTAGCCTTGGTACCCTTCAATATCAATCCGCATTATTTAGACCCATTGCCAGATAGCAAACACATGGGCGAAACCAGAGAAACTCGCATAAAAGAATTCCACAATTTTAACACCAACCCTGTAGTAGGCCTACGAGAAGGCAGTTGGTTGGCCGTTTCAGGTAAATCTATAAAGTTAAATGGCGAACTACCCGCACGTATTTTCGAGTACAACAAAGCACCTTACGAGGTCGCGCCAGACACCCAATTAAATCATTTAAAATAA
- a CDS encoding acyltransferase produces the protein MKLIFTIFFKLHMLVKQSLGLMRIIYLRAQGATIDFSTSLAKINYFWPHKIFIGKNCIIEQNVFFKFDGIFSEGKSIIINNNVFIGFNYEFNINNKLEIGSNSLIGSGSKFIDHDHGMSKNSLMKDQPCPSATIKLEEDVWLGCNVVVLKGVHIGQGSIVAAGSVVNKSIPEYEIWGGIPAKKIKNRD, from the coding sequence ATGAAATTAATCTTTACCATATTCTTCAAACTTCATATGCTTGTAAAGCAGTCATTAGGTCTAATGAGAATTATATATTTAAGAGCACAGGGAGCAACAATTGATTTTAGCACCTCATTAGCCAAAATCAATTATTTTTGGCCACACAAAATTTTTATTGGTAAAAACTGTATCATTGAACAAAATGTATTTTTTAAGTTTGACGGCATTTTTTCCGAAGGAAAATCTATTATAATTAATAACAATGTATTTATTGGTTTTAATTACGAATTCAATATAAATAATAAGTTAGAAATTGGTTCGAATTCTTTAATAGGCTCAGGTTCTAAATTTATAGATCATGACCACGGCATGTCAAAAAACAGCTTAATGAAGGATCAACCTTGCCCGTCCGCTACTATTAAATTAGAAGAAGATGTTTGGCTCGGTTGCAATGTGGTTGTTTTAAAAGGCGTACATATTGGCCAGGGTTCTATTGTTGCTGCTGGTTCCGTTGTAAACAAAAGCATCCCTGAATATGAAATATGGGGTGGTATTCCTGCGAAAAAAATTAAAAATAGAGACTAA
- the gmd gene encoding GDP-mannose 4,6-dehydratase has product MANKVAFITGVTGQDGAYLSEFLLKKGYTVHGLKRRSSLFNTDRIDHLYQDPHVEERNFILHYGDMTDSTNLIRLIKEIQPDEIYNLAAMSHVHVSFEIPEYTANADGIGTLRILDAVRLLGLEKKTRIYQASTSELYGKVQEVPQSETTPFYPRSPYAVAKMYAYWITVNYREAYGMYACNGILFNHESPIRGETFVTRKITRATSRIALGLQDKFYLGNLDAKRDWGHAKDYVRMMWMILQAEEAEDWVIATGKTTTVRDFVTLSFAEVGITLEFKGEGVNEKGYVKSCSNEKYQIEIGKEVLAVDPKYFRPTEVELLIGDATKANTKLGWECQYELADLVKDMMQSDLHLMQKDCYLKEGNYQTLNYFE; this is encoded by the coding sequence ATGGCAAACAAAGTAGCGTTCATAACAGGAGTAACAGGTCAAGATGGTGCATATTTAAGCGAATTTTTATTAAAAAAGGGCTATACAGTCCATGGCTTAAAACGTCGATCTTCATTATTCAATACCGATAGAATCGATCACCTTTACCAAGATCCACATGTAGAAGAACGTAATTTTATTTTGCATTATGGTGATATGACGGATAGTACTAACCTAATCCGTTTAATTAAAGAAATTCAACCCGACGAAATTTACAACTTGGCCGCTATGAGTCACGTACATGTATCTTTCGAAATCCCGGAATACACCGCTAATGCCGATGGTATTGGAACGCTTAGAATTTTAGATGCTGTAAGATTATTAGGTTTAGAAAAGAAAACCAGAATTTATCAAGCGTCTACATCAGAATTATACGGTAAAGTTCAAGAAGTACCACAATCGGAAACGACACCATTCTACCCACGTTCGCCTTATGCTGTTGCAAAAATGTACGCTTACTGGATTACTGTAAACTATAGAGAAGCTTACGGCATGTATGCTTGTAATGGTATTTTATTTAATCACGAGTCGCCTATTAGAGGAGAAACTTTTGTAACACGTAAAATTACGAGAGCAACATCAAGAATTGCTTTAGGCTTACAAGATAAATTCTATTTAGGAAATTTAGATGCTAAACGTGATTGGGGCCATGCTAAAGATTATGTACGCATGATGTGGATGATTCTTCAAGCTGAAGAAGCTGAAGATTGGGTAATCGCTACCGGAAAAACAACCACCGTTAGAGACTTTGTAACCTTAAGTTTTGCAGAAGTTGGTATTACTTTAGAATTTAAAGGCGAAGGTGTTAACGAAAAAGGATATGTAAAATCTTGTTCTAACGAAAAATACCAAATCGAAATTGGTAAAGAAGTCTTAGCTGTAGACCCTAAATATTTCAGACCAACAGAAGTAGAACTATTAATAGGAGATGCTACTAAAGCAAACACAAAACTAGGATGGGAATGTCAATACGAACTTGCCGACTTAGTAAAAGATATGATGCAAAGTGATTTACACCTAATGCAAAAAGATTGCTATTTAAAAGAAGGCAACTACCAAACCTTAAATTATTTTGAATAG
- a CDS encoding GDP-L-fucose synthase family protein, with protein MDKQSKIYIAGHRGMVGSAIWRALEASGYNNLVGQTSAELDLRNQSAVNTFIETTKPDVIIDAAAKVGGILANSEYQFEFLLENMQIQNNLIDAAHKQNISKFIFLGSSCIYPKLATQPLKEEYLLTGPLEPTNDGYAIAKISGVRLCKAIRDQYQKDFVSLMPTNLYGPHDNFDLKSSHVLPAMIRKFHEAKLNNNATVTLWGSGSPMREFLHVEDMAQAVVFALKNKLPEHLYNVGTGTDVTIKNLAETVQRIVGHEGAIVWDDTKPDGTPRKLMDVSKMKTLGWQATTPLDQGIENTYNWFLSNEASYKQVKL; from the coding sequence ATGGACAAACAATCTAAAATATATATAGCCGGTCATAGAGGTATGGTCGGCTCTGCTATTTGGCGTGCTTTAGAAGCTTCGGGCTACAATAACCTTGTGGGCCAAACCAGCGCAGAACTCGATTTGCGTAACCAAAGCGCTGTAAACACCTTTATAGAAACCACTAAGCCAGACGTTATTATAGATGCAGCTGCAAAAGTGGGTGGTATTTTAGCAAATAGCGAATACCAGTTTGAGTTTTTGTTAGAGAACATGCAAATTCAGAATAACCTGATTGATGCCGCTCACAAACAAAACATTTCAAAATTCATCTTTTTAGGTAGTTCTTGTATCTATCCTAAACTGGCTACCCAACCTTTAAAGGAAGAATATTTACTAACAGGTCCACTAGAACCTACAAACGATGGTTATGCCATTGCTAAAATTTCTGGGGTACGTTTATGCAAAGCCATTCGCGACCAATATCAAAAAGATTTTGTAAGCTTAATGCCTACTAATTTATATGGTCCGCATGATAATTTCGATTTAAAATCATCGCATGTATTACCAGCCATGATTCGTAAATTCCACGAAGCCAAACTTAACAATAACGCTACCGTAACCCTTTGGGGCAGCGGATCGCCAATGCGTGAGTTTCTTCATGTGGAAGATATGGCACAGGCCGTAGTTTTTGCTTTAAAAAACAAATTGCCTGAGCATTTATACAACGTAGGTACAGGTACCGATGTTACTATTAAAAATTTAGCCGAAACCGTACAACGTATTGTAGGCCATGAAGGTGCTATTGTTTGGGACGATACTAAACCCGATGGTACACCAAGAAAACTTATGGATGTTTCTAAAATGAAAACCTTAGGTTGGCAAGCCACAACACCTTTAGATCAAGGTATAGAAAACACCTATAATTGGTTTCTATCTAATGAAGCTTCTTATAAACAAGTAAAATTATAA
- a CDS encoding DUF6702 family protein: MNRFKIVLLLLAFSFFSFTSIHKYYISVTQVEYVKDKKSVQIISRVFIDDLEKALRHSYDENITLDENNDTEATNAYLEKYINTNLKLSINKQPATLQFVGKEYDGDIVRFYLEVVGIQNVKSLEVFNEMLFAVCPDQQNIVKTKINSKQKSFILTTKNNSALLNFN, encoded by the coding sequence ATGAATCGTTTCAAAATAGTTTTACTCCTTTTAGCATTTAGCTTTTTTTCATTTACAAGCATTCATAAATATTACATTAGTGTTACGCAGGTTGAATATGTGAAGGATAAAAAGTCGGTTCAGATAATTTCTAGAGTTTTTATTGACGATTTAGAAAAAGCATTGCGTCATAGTTATGATGAAAACATCACTTTAGATGAAAATAATGATACTGAAGCCACAAATGCTTACCTAGAAAAATATATTAATACCAATTTAAAGCTTTCTATAAATAAACAACCTGCTACACTTCAATTTGTGGGTAAAGAATATGATGGTGATATTGTACGGTTTTACTTGGAAGTTGTTGGTATTCAAAATGTTAAATCGTTAGAGGTGTTTAATGAAATGCTTTTTGCTGTTTGCCCAGATCAGCAAAACATTGTTAAAACCAAAATAAACTCCAAACAGAAAAGCTTTATACTAACCACTAAAAATAACTCTGCGCTGTTAAATTTTAATTAA
- a CDS encoding M1 family metallopeptidase → MRILKYCFLSVIFISTSLFAQEPTSAKPQGHTDQNKFRQMKDLLATPNETRTASGAPGYKYTQQQVDYVMDIRLDENTSQIFGDEKITYHNNSKDHLQYLWIQLDQNMRAKDSKTPDVKEESFRTPFNSAQAFTKSNLQETFDGGFNIEHVKNDNGSDLSYTINQTMMRINLAKPLAPGDTFKFEIKWWYNVNNHVTQGGRSGYEAFPDGNNTYVIAQFFPRLCVYNNVEGWQNMQFWGRSEFALEFGNYDVKLTVPADHKMEATGELQNPKDVLTKEQIKRFELAKKSFKDPVFIVTQEEAEAAEKQRSTKLKTWHFKADKVRDFAFATSRKFLWDAMAVDINGRSVMAISLYSKEGNPLWEEHSTRVVANTLEEYSKLTFDYPYSKAVSVHAEMGMEYPMICFNYGRPNEDGTYSERLKRGMIGVITHEVGHNFFPMIVNSDERQWTWMDEGLNSFVETLAELDYDPNYITGNLPKDIVPYMGGDQSNISPIMSQGDYVHQFGPNAYTKPAAGLYMLRQTIMGPELFDYAFRTYSQRWMFKHPTPADFFRSMEDASAMDLDWFWRGWFYTTDYTDIGVKDVKQYYLTDQPTENAKERAKRFKMDLADYPGRFIYYAEAVDGVIPQDAKSASDFAELNTYLESLSPEEKAKLKEAPKHFYQVTFEKPGGLVMPIILEITYEDGTVERKKYPAEIWRYNEFEVKKVFKTNKAITSFVIDPDLETADVDTTNNAWPKDDATAFSKFKEKVKG, encoded by the coding sequence ATGAGAATCCTGAAGTATTGTTTCCTATCTGTAATTTTTATTTCCACGAGCCTTTTCGCTCAAGAACCCACAAGCGCTAAACCGCAAGGTCATACCGATCAAAACAAGTTTAGGCAAATGAAAGATTTGTTGGCAACGCCCAACGAAACTAGAACAGCCTCTGGTGCGCCGGGCTACAAGTACACCCAACAACAAGTTGACTATGTAATGGATATTCGTTTAGACGAAAATACGAGTCAGATTTTTGGTGACGAAAAAATAACGTACCACAACAACTCAAAAGATCACTTACAATATTTATGGATTCAGCTCGACCAAAACATGCGAGCTAAAGATTCAAAAACTCCAGATGTGAAAGAGGAGAGTTTTAGAACACCTTTTAATAGTGCGCAAGCTTTTACAAAAAGTAATCTACAAGAAACGTTTGATGGTGGATTTAATATAGAACATGTAAAAAACGATAACGGATCGGATTTATCATATACTATCAATCAAACCATGATGCGTATTAACTTGGCAAAACCATTAGCACCAGGCGATACTTTTAAATTTGAAATTAAATGGTGGTATAATGTAAATAACCACGTTACTCAAGGCGGACGTTCTGGTTACGAGGCTTTTCCTGATGGAAATAACACCTATGTTATTGCTCAATTTTTTCCAAGATTATGTGTTTATAATAATGTAGAAGGTTGGCAAAATATGCAATTCTGGGGCAGAAGTGAATTTGCTTTAGAATTTGGAAATTACGATGTTAAGTTAACCGTACCTGCAGACCATAAAATGGAAGCGACAGGTGAGTTACAAAACCCAAAAGATGTTTTAACTAAAGAACAAATAAAACGTTTTGAGTTAGCTAAAAAATCTTTTAAAGATCCTGTGTTTATTGTAACACAAGAAGAAGCTGAAGCTGCTGAAAAGCAACGTAGCACAAAATTAAAAACATGGCACTTTAAGGCCGATAAGGTTAGAGATTTTGCTTTTGCAACGTCTAGAAAATTCCTTTGGGATGCTATGGCTGTAGATATTAATGGTCGTTCGGTAATGGCTATTTCTTTGTATTCTAAAGAAGGTAACCCGTTATGGGAAGAACACTCTACACGTGTAGTTGCAAATACTTTAGAAGAATACTCTAAGTTAACTTTTGATTACCCTTACAGTAAAGCGGTTTCTGTACATGCAGAAATGGGAATGGAATACCCAATGATTTGTTTTAACTACGGACGTCCAAATGAAGATGGAACTTATTCTGAAAGATTAAAACGCGGAATGATTGGTGTAATTACTCATGAAGTTGGGCATAACTTTTTCCCAATGATTGTAAATAGTGATGAGCGCCAATGGACTTGGATGGATGAAGGTTTAAATTCTTTTGTTGAAACATTAGCTGAGTTAGATTACGATCCAAACTATATTACCGGAAACTTACCAAAAGATATTGTGCCTTACATGGGTGGCGATCAAAGTAATATTTCGCCAATTATGTCTCAAGGTGATTATGTGCACCAATTTGGTCCAAACGCATATACAAAGCCTGCTGCAGGTTTATATATGCTTAGACAAACTATAATGGGACCAGAATTGTTCGATTACGCATTTAGAACATACTCGCAACGTTGGATGTTTAAACACCCAACTCCAGCAGATTTTTTTAGATCTATGGAAGATGCTTCTGCAATGGATTTAGATTGGTTCTGGAGAGGTTGGTTTTATACTACCGATTACACAGATATAGGTGTTAAAGATGTTAAGCAATACTATTTAACAGATCAGCCTACTGAAAATGCTAAAGAAAGAGCTAAACGTTTTAAAATGGACTTAGCAGATTACCCAGGACGTTTTATTTACTATGCTGAAGCTGTAGATGGTGTGATTCCTCAAGATGCTAAAAGTGCAAGCGATTTTGCTGAGCTTAATACATATTTAGAGTCTTTATCTCCAGAAGAAAAAGCAAAATTAAAAGAAGCTCCAAAGCATTTTTACCAAGTGACTTTTGAAAAGCCAGGCGGATTAGTAATGCCTATTATTTTAGAAATTACTTATGAAGATGGCACTGTAGAAAGAAAAAAATATCCTGCTGAAATATGGAGGTATAATGAGTTTGAAGTTAAAAAGGTATTTAAAACTAATAAAGCAATAACGAGTTTTGTTATTGATCCAGATTTAGAAACTGCCGATGTGGATACTACAAACAATGCGTGGCCAAAAGATGATGCTACTGCATTTAGTAAATTTAAAGAAAAAGTAAAGGGCTGA
- a CDS encoding polysaccharide biosynthesis protein yields the protein MNKNIKYWFNLIAITGSSQLIIQVVALAIGFLIIRTLPVTEYAIYTLANSMLATMTLLTDGGIATGVLSEGGKVWKNKKGLGAIAKTGLNLRKKFARYSLAFAIPISIILLIYNNVSILMSIVVIISIIPAFSANLSDSILQIPIQLNQEIKGLQKNQLEVSIIRLILTVIVMLIFPYAFLILLAYGIPRIYGNYKLKKITTNFADLSQPEESSIKESILKTVKRRLPEMIFYCISGQLTIWLISIYGKTADIASLGAISRFSIMLNFTAILFTTLIIPRFARTYKQGKALLKKYLLILLLSFTIAILFIGVVFILKDQLLWILGDNYNDLKMELTLSALSGALLFVQGIVLHLNNSKNLIINPYLYIVISIIVTFISFLINDLSTVSGVILFSILITIIQLITLFIYGLLKISK from the coding sequence TTGAATAAAAATATTAAATACTGGTTTAATTTAATAGCTATTACAGGCTCTAGCCAGTTAATTATACAAGTCGTTGCTTTAGCTATTGGTTTTTTAATTATTAGAACTCTACCTGTTACTGAATATGCAATTTACACACTTGCCAATTCAATGCTTGCTACCATGACACTTTTGACCGATGGAGGGATTGCTACAGGTGTTTTATCAGAAGGAGGGAAGGTGTGGAAAAACAAAAAAGGTTTAGGTGCTATTGCTAAAACGGGCTTAAATTTAAGAAAGAAGTTTGCTCGATATAGTTTAGCTTTTGCAATACCTATCTCAATTATTCTATTAATTTATAATAATGTAAGTATACTTATGTCAATTGTTGTTATTATATCAATAATACCGGCTTTTAGTGCTAATTTATCCGATTCTATTTTACAAATCCCTATACAATTAAATCAAGAAATTAAAGGTTTACAAAAAAACCAACTTGAAGTTAGTATTATAAGGTTAATACTAACTGTAATAGTAATGTTAATTTTCCCTTATGCTTTCCTAATCCTTTTAGCCTATGGTATTCCAAGAATTTATGGGAATTATAAATTAAAAAAAATCACTACCAATTTTGCAGATTTATCGCAACCCGAAGAATCTAGTATAAAAGAAAGTATTTTAAAAACCGTAAAAAGAAGACTCCCAGAAATGATATTTTACTGCATCTCTGGACAATTAACAATATGGTTAATTTCTATATATGGTAAAACAGCAGATATCGCTAGTTTAGGAGCAATCAGTAGGTTTTCAATAATGCTTAATTTTACAGCAATACTCTTTACAACCTTAATTATTCCAAGATTTGCAAGAACTTATAAGCAAGGCAAAGCATTACTCAAAAAGTACCTATTAATATTACTTTTAAGCTTCACAATAGCCATTTTATTTATTGGAGTTGTATTTATACTTAAAGATCAATTGCTTTGGATTTTAGGAGACAATTACAATGATTTAAAAATGGAATTGACTTTATCAGCACTGAGTGGAGCTCTACTTTTTGTACAAGGGATAGTATTACATTTAAACAATTCAAAAAATTTGATAATTAACCCTTATTTATATATCGTTATATCTATCATCGTTACTTTTATATCCTTTTTAATAAATGATCTTTCAACAGTAAGTGGCGTCATTCTATTCAGTATACTGATAACTATAATACAGTTAATTACGCTATTCATTTATGGTCTATTAAAAATCAGTAAATAA